From the Cucumis sativus cultivar 9930 chromosome 5, Cucumber_9930_V3, whole genome shotgun sequence genome, the window GTTGGTGGATATTCTGTAAATGGTGTTGCTGAAATTCACAGTGAAATTGTTAGAACCGAAGTTTTTAGCGACTTCTATGAGGTAAGTCCCAATACTGGCAAAGCCCTCTCCAACTAGCAACACACTCTTCTGGACTATTGCTATTTCCAATTAAAAGTCCACTTTTTTCTGACATTTGAGTACCATATATCTCCATCCATCTCTTGTACTAGAAATTGTTccacttcaaattttaatcactTGGCATCTATATGTACTGTCAGTTGTGGCCtgagaaatttcaaaacaaaacgAACGGAGTAACACCAAGAAGATGGATTCGTTTTTGCAATCCGGACCTGAGTAAAATCATCACCAAGTGGACTGGAACAGAGCACTGGGTGACAGATACCGAAAAACTAGCAATACTCCGAAAGGTAAAACTGATTACAAAATGAACTTTCAATTCTACTTTAGAGAGGATTTATCCAACAGATAAACTTAACTTCTATTTGCTGTATCTagtttcataaatatcatGTTCAATTCTTGGTGGAGTGAGTCTTCACTTCCTTATTCGTTGTACCGGATAAACTGGAAACTATTCTGTAGCTGGAGCCATTTAGGTAGATATTAATATGATTGACGATTGTGTGTGTGCAGTTCGCTGATAACGAGGATCTTCAGTCCATGTGGAAGGAAgctaaaagaataaacaaattgaaagtCGTCtcttttcttaaagaaaaaactggCTATTTAGTCAGCCCTGATGCAATGTTTGACGTACAGGTTATTTTCTGTCCTGGGACAGTTTACTTTGTAGacaaaaagttcaataatttttattcttcagCTAGCTATAcggttaaattttttattcacatTTGTATTACTGACCAAAGTGATGACGATCAGTTGCTCGTTTATTTCAACCACGTTGCCAATAAAACTATCACTGCATATATTCTTTGAGGATTAACACCAAAATATGTATATCAAGGTAAAACGCATCCATGAATACAAGAGACAGTTGTTGAACATCCTGGGGATTGTCTATCGttataaacaaatgaaagaaatgacTCTAGAGGAAAGAGAAGCAAAGTTTGTTCCTCGAGTCTGTATATTTGGGGGGAAAGCATTTGCAACATACGTCCAGGCGAAAAGGATTGTTAAATTCATTGCTGATGTTGGAGCTACCGTCAATAACGATCCTGATATAGGAGACCTTTTAAAGGTACCGGTGCAGACAAATATGATCAAATGTTGTTCTCTTGCCTCGGAATTGCTTGCACCTAGAGAAACCAACGTTAGCTTTGCACTTCGGGCttttaaaacttcttttttttataggtaGTGTTTGTTCCTGATTACAATGTGAGTGTGGCAGAAGTTCTCATTCCTGGCAGTGATCTTTCCCAGCATATCAGGTAGTAAAGTTTGGATTACCTTTCTACCTTGAAGTTCAATCTAATCCGACCAGACactaaactaataaaaaattatttcgatgttttttttttggagcCATTACAGTTGATTTAGAAGGTTGATCTTCAATAGTACTTTTCTAGCTTTGGTACTGACTTCTGCACTGTTTTTTTGCCTGACACGTAATTGAATTCCGTAAGCACGGCTGGAATGGAGGCCAGTGGTACCAGCAACATGAAGTTTGCAATGAATGGCTGTGTACTAATTGGAACATTAGATGGGGCAAATGTGGAGATAAGAGAAGAGGTTGGAGAAGACAACTTTTTCCTCTTCGGTGCAAGGGCTCATGAAATTGCTAACCTACGAAAAGAAAGAGCTCAAGGCAAGGTAGGCTTAAAAATCTTTGCTAACAACACAGCAGGTTCAGTAGTaaaactttttactttttggtaactgaattttaaatagatattttaatctattaaCACCAAGGAGATATAACTTGACAAGTTAAACCAAGATCTAGTTTGCTTATGGAATTATTCAACTTTAAGATCATTTGGCAAGTGTTAcgattctttctttcttatgactttttccccttctttttACACCAAGTTATGAAAAGAATGTTACAACTGTTTAGCGACAGCTTGCTGTCTGCCAAAAACTAACTCGAACAGTTTTTCatagttttgaaaaagcaAAATACTGGAAAGGAAAACCAAATTTCTTCCCCACTAGATTTGGTTGCAAATTTCATCATTCTGATTTCTGATTTTGTGCGTAGTTTGTTCCTGACCCACGGTTTGAGGAAGTGAAGGCTTTCGTCAGAAGTGGGGTTTTTGGTTCCAATAACTATGAAGAACTCATAGGCTCTTTGGAGGGAAATGAAGGTTATGGTCGGGCAGACTATTTCCTCGTTGGCAAGGACTTCCCTAGTTACATAGAGTGCCAAGACAGGGTTGATGAGGCCTATCGAGATCAAAAGGTACAACAGATTCTATACTCTCTAGTGAACCATGTTGCTAATCTCTTGATTATTTACTTGTACTGTGCAGAGATGGACCAAGATGTCGATCTTAAACACAGCTGGTTCATACAAGTTCAGCAGTGATAGAACCATTCATGAGTATGCAAAAGACATATGGAAGATTTCTCCACTATTGATATCTTAAAaggttttgtttcttttccttttcctataAATATCGCTCTTCAGctgattattattgtaattgcTAAATGAAATGGGAAGAAGATAGAAACAAGATATAGACTCAAATATTTTAGtccattcaaaattaaagcCACTTGATTGCTAAGAAGTTCGTCAATGAAGAACTTAAACCACCGTTAAACCACCGCCCACCGGTACGATcctattaataaatattaagagtgggttaataacaaatttgctGGTGAAATCAATTTACCATTCTCTGAGCTTTGTTTGGGTTTGGTTACATAATTCTGGATCATTCCTAGAAGTCACTTGAATTCTCGAGTGACTTCATGACAGAAACTATAAGgggaaaatagagaaattggTCCGGAGTTCTCTGCATTAGAAATTAGAaggatataaaaaattgacatcGCATTATAAGAATTATGTAATCTCTCCTTCATCTTCAAGCTAATTAAAGCCCAAATATTTGGACATGACAATACATTTGAAAAAGAGGAGGATTCAGCTCTTATGTCCGtgtccaaaaaataaaaaatgagtaaAAAGTTTAGGAACCtaaaagaatgagaaagaCAAAAAACAAATGCCAAAAACTTGCCCTACAAACTTCATTTGCAAGTTTTGTACCTCACATTATCAGGACAGGATAGAAGCAATTATCACAGACTTGCCTGTAATTATTGGATTGGTAGAGATATGCCCCTGGATCCTCTTGGTCAGACTCATCAGCAACTTAGCCCTTCTTTTCTAGTTGCCTCCAACCTACTAATGCAATTAACCCCATCTCccattttcctcttcttccataGGAGCAGGAACGTTTAGATCAAATAGACCAGCCATCCCATTGGACTCTTGCCTTGTCACTATAGAAGCATCCTCTAAACTTCCGACCACATGGGACCTCTTATGACCCCCCAAAGCCTGACCTGATTTGAAGGCTTTGAAGCAAATTGGGCacttatgttttcttttgggccccaatttcttctcttcatttgCAAAAGTGTCCTGGTTACCCTTGTTTTTGCCATTGCTTGACTCAATTAGCTCCCTAGATGGTATGGAAATGGAATTGGTAGTTGTATTTACGCTGTTTTCACCTGACTGATGCGTCCACTCACATCCGTTGCTCATTCTTCTATAGGTTTCTCTGTCATGAGAACGAAAGATCTCACTAGGGATCTTCTTGCTGGATCCCTCCCAGAGATCAGGACTGTATGATCCATTCTTCAACCTCTTTCTTAGCTCATACTTGTAAGAAGATGCATGCACTTgatcatcatttttcttagttttcatCGAATTCTTTAGAATATCTCCACTTTCTCTTCCTACCCTGACTCCAAATTTGAAACCTGGTTTCTTATATTCTTCATCCATAAGAGCCCGATGAACAGACACTTTTAATTTAACCCTCTTGCAGACTTCTTTCCTGAAATTTTCAGAGTCGGAATTCTCACCGCCGCCACATTCATAAACTTCCAACTTGTTGATCCTACCAGTAACTTCCTTCATTTCTAGCCCTCCCCCATTAGAGTTAGAGGCAGATGTTTCACTTTCCCTAAAATAACGAGAAGATGATTTACTATCAGAGGATTCCGCAGCTGAGTCGTTATCTTCAAATCCTGAAAATCTCGGAGCTTTAGACATCATCATCAAACACATAGCCGCCTCTCGTACTCTCTCAGGAATGTCCGATCGATGATGTGTGATCCCATAATTGTATTCAAACCTTCTGTTTTCCCTTTCGTTTCCAGTGTGACAAGCCAAGTGCCAACTCAAAGCTTCTGAGGACTGAAACCCTTGTCCACATTCTCTACAAAACTTCTCCTGCCTTGAACTGAATCCTGAATCAGCAAACCTCTGTGTTATTTTAGGATTCTCTCTCAAACCATACCCTGAATTCCCATTACCAACCTCCGATTCTGAATCTCTCTtgcttcttctcctctctttcGGAACTTGAAACTTCAACATACTGCTTCTTTCCTTTCCAGCAACTCGAGGTGATTTCTCATTCTTGTGAATTCTGATATGACCTCCTAATGACTTCCCACACGTGAAGCTCTTGTGACAAAAGTTACAAACAAACTTGTTTTCTCTAGAAACCTCCATTGGATATTAATTCAAAACGATCAGTTAGAACAGAAAAAGATCACTTCAACATATCTAGAATGCTGCATTCTGTTGATCTTTGAAAGAGAAGTTTCCAGATTTGGTTAGCGTGAGGAAACGATCATTGAGCAAATCTTGTGAAGAGCAAGAtctgagaaaaagaaataaagtaaCTTTCATTTCTGCATAATTCGCATCCTTCTTAGAATgctgaaaattaaagaagaatggaaaaagaaaagaaaaaaaaaacaattaaaacttGGTGGGAACAAACTTTTGTGTGTGATGAAGAGAGTAGCTAGGAATCAGAACTGCACCATGGCTCTTTCTGTCTCTTCTCCTCTCAGtccattctctctctcttccactaaaattttgttatatagttggatgaagaagaagaagaattccCATTCCATTCCATTCCATGCATGAAAACAGAGAATGAAAAAGGCAACAAAAGATGAAATGCACGTGTAACCATAAGAAAACCTTTCGCTGTTCTAATGGACGGTCTGGATTTGTGGGAGTCGTCAATCAACAGATGTGATGAGTTGCAACTTTGCAACTGCCTGATATTGCAGACTGCaactaaaatgataataacaaacaaaaaaaatgtaaataaataaataaaattatataattaaaataaataaatgtatctTTGACTTTGTCTTGCTGGTAACTTCAGAGCAGTAAAGGGTCGGATTCTACaaccgtttttttttttttttcagctATCAGGGTTCAAAGGGATACACAAATTACGTAATTActttattctctttctttttcccaaaAGAATCCTTAATTGCTTTTCTCTCATCCTTATAAATTGTCATAGCTTATATCATTCGTCCTAGATTAATGCTTGCacatattataaaaaacaataagttAATTACTCTTAAGTGATCTTCAACCTACAACAAGATTTAGAAAAACACACcaaaattttacaagttttaCAGAGCAGAAATCacaatttaaagttttaaaatttttcctttaaaaaaaaacttcaaaactgtatcttctttaataaatttctcctctcaaagaaagaatataagtaattgaaattgaaaaaaatggtccaaaattaaaacatccgattattctttggtttttttataattaagtttCCAATTTACTTTAGTCCAATCTTGATTCCTACTTTAAAgcctttcttttctctcatactacatttttaaatataggtTTAAAATGCcttgttttatatttggaaagttAAAACTCTCTCTGATGCATTCCAACCGTACCACCATGCTATTCTTTGATACTCTTAACCTAGTCTGAttcttaaaatattctttctttcttttttagttaaataaattttatagtcCATACATATgtttagaagagaaaaatcaaagtttaagTCATTGGGGAATGATTGTATTTATAattccttcaaattttaagtttgttgtttttataaaacctTCTTTCAGAATTATatcgttttaaaattttaacgaatacttttttatattaataaaatagattagattttatattttttgaacgAAGTAATGTAACGTTATATTGTCAGCTCTTCAACTAGATAAATTATATGGATACTGATTAGATTATCCCaagtaaaaacaaacaatttttaaaaaaagtttcaaataagTTTCAAgtctattattaattattaattaaaatcccgttatatttataaatatatttcatagttatcatttaaaataatattttttaaattaatttaataaataaattattataaataataatactttttaaaatatttataaattgaatCAAAGTATTGTCTAAATAAACCTAAcataaaatactatttttgtttattacaaTGAACAGTAAATCTATGCTTgtgttattttataaatattttcaatctagagatattttgatttatttgaagcaaggataataatttattactGTTACTTTTTactagttaaaaaaaatagtattttatcCTTTGTTAAaggtattattttttatccaaaaatTATTGGATTGGAGTAACTATAGCAATCTTATAACGTTTATTTATGGGATAATCACAACGTTGACCCCAATTTTTCCTTCTACATttgtaattacttttttaatattccttTTAGCACTACGtttataacatttattattgcattgttatgttatttcagtgtattaaagaaaaaggcacgaaagagaatttaattaggaaaacaaaataatcaattggtttcatttctatatatataaccttaatttcattgtttgtTTACTTATTTGTTAAACATCTCTTCCTACCTCCTCAACTTgaccattcttcttctttattagGTGAAGTttccttatatttttaaatttaattataaccATTTAGtccaataaaagtttcatcaaagttatatatcaaatcttattattcaacaatttagattttgtaacTAGTAAACATGTTTGGCTGGCCAATAGTTTATTGATTTAcctatataacaaattttatttgaggaGTTTGTACATAACAACCTTAAAATGTTCTATTTATTACATCAATGTCTTCAAGTTTTCACAGAATTtagagtttcaattttttttattaaaatttaatgtttttattctCTCCCTCCACAAGATGTTAGGGTTTCATGTTCATTGatggtattttttaaatagagaaCACCCTTAAAAAACCCTATTCTTTATTCTTGCGGACTCTTTCTCACCATTCATTCTTCCTCCTCCTACCTCTCccattctttcttctccttctccctctttttttctccttcttggTCGTGGTTGCAAAAGGTACGAAGCATAGAGGGAAGTTCCTAGCCTCAAGCACAAGATAAAACTTTTGTTGTCATTCTTTTATTGGTCATTCATCTTATTGACAATATGAGTTCTAGACACACAATCCAAAGAATATATGTACATGTGTACATACTGATATATATAATCGTTAACGATGACAGTGGTCGTCAGAAAATCAGTTAATTATCTCTAAAATCCTTagttgaaaatgttcaaacttaaaaacatttttgaaatatagagTAAAAATCTATAGATAATTTTTCACTTAATTATTTcgaataataaaatgtatggACATTATTTGACACTGAAttgtttcaaaccattagttagTGTAATGGAAAATTTGGCTTGCACCTCCtcctttataaatatatacctATATGTGTTTACTATTGGATTAGATCCTCTTTTGAAGTTATTAATTGGATTCCAACTTTAGTTCAAACTCTTGTTTGAACTTCAAATTATACTTGTATTGGATTAAAAGTTGGGTCCGATAAACTGAACTTACCCATACCAAATccaatttatcattttagaCTCATTAGAACTATTAgtcaaatttattcaattgCAACCATGAGTATTTAATCACACCATACAAttcaatatcaataataagATGTAGACATTTTTGTTTGCCATTTATCCATTCAAGGACACAGTAATCCCTAATTGGTCttagttttaataaaaatatgtggtattgatttgattttagtcCAACCACTTTTGgtcaatctttttttattcttattatttaaaaaagaagtatatatatacattcttttatttaatatttaaatcatgggattagttttttcttttcttttcaaaataccaTGATGCAACAACTTGAACTTTGCTTACACGTGCAGTAGTGGCTTCtttcatttagatttttaattatgtgaagttactaataataattcacaaaatggtaaaaaaagaTCAATGAGAAGATTTCACCCTaaggttaaaaaaagaataaaacagaTGCAATTAGCACAATTTCATATTATGACaaatatgtgtttgttttataaactgtctattctattttatttttttaacgcACAATAATGTAGTTATTGTAAAAGACAAAAAccaattgtttttatttgtcttCTTTTGTGTGTCAACTATCCTTTCACATTTGCTCTATCAACCATTCTATTTCATTCTCAACTAATTGTTTTATTGTcgtattttgtatttttgatATATACTATATAGTAATGTGTAtatgattataaataaaactatgTGATAAATGAATTAGAagtctaaattataaaaaatgttataggaaaaaaaatctataaccatttttgataaatttgttGATCGAAAGTAAATCAATTTAGATAATGAAAGagtgatttattatttttttcattcgaTTTCATTGGATTCGATTCAGaatcaactaaaataatttaaataatttttctttttttgtgtcCCATTATTACTGTTTTATATTCCAAAtaaatactataaaaaaaatgacaaatggaaaataaataaaacattcaaattattaaaaaaaaatataaaactaataataaatcttatttttagtgattttattccatttttggttaatttgttctacttgaaaaaaaaaaccctaaacaaatataaaaatcactCATGctacctttttctttaatataacaataatcGTGCAATTAAAACAATCTTGtacataaatatgaaaattatgtgtatcaacaattttagaatatatccTATTGtagatttcaaattgatttatttataaaagtttgtgtcatatataattaaattaactacAACTAATCTTGTAAACCTGGACGATGTTATTAGATTCGGTCATGTGTTCCTAATGACCAAGGCTACGTTGTTTTTGCTTCACATAACTTTCAACATCATTACCATACTCATTTGTTGTTGTGTGCACGGGCTTTAACAGTTGGTGAAAGGTTGCATCTTGACAGTCAAAAAGAGGTTGTTATTTGTATGATTGTCAAGTCCTAACTAACACGACTAGTCAATTTAGCAACCCTCACCCGATGCTCATgatttgtttatgaaaatacGAGATATTCATCTAACAACTACTGTTACTAATTTTTCCTTCTGTTTTATACATTATGATTGGAATAATGTCGCTCGTATCTCGGCTTTCCGTAGATCTCATGGTGCTACCTTCTCTTCATCTTTAAGTTAACAAACTTAAAAGATCAATCAACTTAAGTTTAATGGACTCAAAGTCTAtaccaaataattattgtCCAAAAAAGTCCAATGCAATAAATTAATGCTAACAATatagtatataatataaaatatgagtGTTGGGACAAAAGTTACCTCTTATTCTCTATACATTTGGCATCCAAAGTTGGTGTCTTTGTTTcacatatatttgtatttaatgaCGCAATTATTATTACAAACTTTATTTCAATCAATAAAGTGTTTAACGATACAGTTAATTCAgctcttgttttttttttttcttttcttccacacacttagttaattaattagtgacTTTTTcaatgattatttatttaatt encodes:
- the LOC101221515 gene encoding zinc finger protein 761, which translates into the protein MEVSRENKFVCNFCHKSFTCGKSLGGHIRIHKNEKSPRVAGKERSSMLKFQVPKERRRSKRDSESEVGNGNSGYGLRENPKITQRFADSGFSSRQEKFCRECGQGFQSSEALSWHLACHTGNERENRRFEYNYGITHHRSDIPERVREAAMCLMMMSKAPRFSGFEDNDSAAESSDSKSSSRYFRESETSASNSNGGGLEMKEVTGRINKLEVYECGGGENSDSENFRKEVCKRVKLKVSVHRALMDEEYKKPGFKFGVRVGRESGDILKNSMKTKKNDDQVHASSYKYELRKRLKNGSYSPDLWEGSSKKIPSEIFRSHDRETYRRMSNGCEWTHQSGENSVNTTTNSISIPSRELIESSNGKNKGNQDTFANEEKKLGPKRKHKCPICFKAFKSGQALGGHKRSHVVGSLEDASIVTRQESNGMAGLFDLNVPAPMEEEENGRWG